A region of Paenibacillus sp. 37 DNA encodes the following proteins:
- a CDS encoding WYL domain-containing protein, which translates to MNLFEKMFNYQMMTRLNETGLFTWTSQERAWLRMMLNHPAAREALSAVTLDKMHNMLNGEQDLNLQDYLTEKAKSEENSVSHPLLRQLRLIILHHQGFRMTGRVRNGRTSQDEFGFPYKLEYSMVKKEWYVLWYAPRFDKLMSTKLHSIVTVEAQPVEPDSASGYSARIAAITEKRKTTITIEVLPEFNQELSRILYAFSCFEKQVEYMETKQTYRIELTVPRNEMDYVLSKMRFLGKRVRFADHTVMRERMSETAAKALARYAEKEPDKHAEYSNEVQHRQPEEKPLAKADGH; encoded by the coding sequence ATGAACCTGTTCGAGAAGATGTTCAATTACCAGATGATGACCCGACTGAATGAAACCGGACTGTTCACCTGGACCTCACAGGAACGGGCCTGGCTTCGCATGATGCTGAATCACCCTGCCGCAAGAGAAGCCCTGAGCGCTGTAACGTTGGATAAAATGCACAACATGTTAAATGGTGAGCAGGACCTGAACCTTCAGGATTACCTGACCGAAAAAGCCAAAAGTGAGGAAAACAGTGTCTCTCATCCACTCCTCAGACAGTTACGACTAATCATTCTGCATCATCAGGGATTTCGAATGACAGGCCGCGTCCGCAATGGACGCACAAGCCAGGATGAATTTGGTTTCCCGTATAAACTGGAGTATTCCATGGTCAAAAAAGAATGGTACGTGCTCTGGTACGCGCCTCGCTTCGACAAACTCATGTCTACCAAGCTGCACAGCATCGTTACCGTGGAAGCCCAACCGGTTGAGCCGGATAGCGCTTCAGGCTACAGTGCCCGAATTGCTGCGATAACAGAGAAGCGTAAAACGACCATCACCATCGAAGTATTGCCTGAGTTCAATCAGGAGCTGTCCCGAATCCTCTATGCCTTCTCCTGCTTCGAGAAACAGGTCGAGTACATGGAAACCAAGCAGACATATCGGATCGAGCTGACCGTCCCGCGGAATGAGATGGATTACGTCTTATCCAAAATGCGTTTTCTCGGTAAACGGGTTCGATTTGCTGACCACACAGTGATGCGGGAGCGAATGTCCGAAACAGCTGCCAAGGCATTGGCCCGTTATGCGGAAAAAGAGCCTGATAAACATGCCGAATACTCCAATGAAGTTCAGCACCGCCAACCCGAGGAAAAACCGCTCGCAAAAGCCGATGGTCATTGA
- a CDS encoding nucleotidyltransferase domain-containing protein produces the protein MTYVHEEMRDTIRQQLKQIEQEEQVRIIYACESGSRAWGFPSQDSDYDVRFLYVRPLEWYLSIEDKRDVIERPISDQLDINGWDLRKALKLFRKSNPPLLEWLQSPIQYDEEYGVAQHIRALSPLTFSPKSCMYHYLNMAKGNFRDYLQGEQVKIKKYFYVLRPLLACGWIERYDAMPPMAFEELVQELVPATTPLYTEIHELLRRKKAGEELDLEPQLPAIQAFLAEKMEHFERLAGQMENEQIIQFEELDRIFRLALQEVWGNN, from the coding sequence ATGACCTACGTTCATGAAGAAATGAGAGATACGATTAGACAACAACTGAAGCAGATTGAACAGGAGGAGCAGGTACGGATCATCTATGCGTGTGAATCGGGCAGTCGAGCGTGGGGATTTCCTTCCCAGGACAGCGATTATGATGTGCGTTTTCTGTATGTAAGACCACTGGAATGGTACTTGTCGATTGAGGATAAGAGGGATGTGATCGAACGTCCAATAAGTGATCAGCTCGATATCAATGGTTGGGATCTGCGCAAGGCGTTGAAGCTGTTTCGCAAATCAAATCCGCCACTCTTGGAGTGGCTGCAATCCCCGATTCAGTATGATGAAGAGTATGGCGTGGCACAGCATATCCGTGCACTGTCGCCTTTGACCTTCTCGCCCAAGTCCTGCATGTATCATTATCTGAATATGGCAAAGGGGAACTTCCGCGATTATTTACAAGGTGAGCAGGTGAAGATCAAAAAGTATTTCTATGTTCTACGTCCATTGCTCGCTTGTGGCTGGATTGAACGTTATGATGCGATGCCACCGATGGCATTTGAAGAGCTGGTGCAAGAACTTGTACCTGCGACTACACCGCTGTATACGGAGATTCATGAATTGCTGCGCCGGAAAAAGGCGGGCGAGGAACTGGATCTGGAGCCGCAGTTGCCAGCAATACAGGCTTTCTTAGCCGAGAAGATGGAGCATTTTGAACGACTGGCTGGCCAGATGGAGAATGAGCAGATTATTCAATTTGAAGAATTGGACCGGATTTTCCGTTTGGCATTGCAAGAGGTGTGGGGGAACAATTAG
- a CDS encoding GntR family transcriptional regulator → MTMEFDNNLPIYLQIMQYIKRQIVTGTLQAGDKIPSVRELAAELQINPNTVQRTFQELEREEVVETKRGLGRYVTSEERKIMTIKKEMAGELLERFLTGMQELGIEEQDILSIVADAVAEGKGGKTHE, encoded by the coding sequence GTGACTATGGAATTTGATAACAACTTACCAATATATCTGCAGATTATGCAGTACATCAAGAGACAGATTGTAACCGGGACACTTCAGGCAGGTGACAAAATCCCTTCGGTTCGTGAACTAGCGGCTGAATTACAGATCAATCCCAATACAGTACAACGGACATTTCAGGAACTGGAGCGAGAAGAAGTGGTCGAAACCAAACGGGGCTTGGGCAGATATGTAACCAGTGAGGAGCGGAAGATTATGACGATCAAAAAAGAGATGGCCGGTGAATTGCTGGAACGCTTTCTGACCGGAATGCAGGAACTGGGGATTGAAGAGCAGGATATCTTATCGATCGTAGCCGATGCCGTTGCGGAAGGAAAGGGAGGAAAAACGCATGAGTAA
- a CDS encoding helix-turn-helix transcriptional regulator has translation MARESFDKEIQFLRMLSLTSGAYNRKQYAERLGISVHTFDKTNRRLKEIMQTVADQRSGAEASREIADLVRFQYGESAEPMLLFLFRAKSMKETEVQRLSVLLHTLQDTALTAMELLDACCADLPEDLALPDEKTIRSDLKYLEEVGVIRKEPGGRPYRYALQQDVLTELTVEEQLELYDFVDMMANTQVPSVQGYLLRDSLKKAITASFPQEEATEPYIYKYHYYSRILDEAHLYTLLSAIRQRKRVQFLYYSPKKPSSYSSQNTNPRFEREAGGRSNRIVPLEVIYDHQYGRWYVIGYQGRRGFVKFRMEGITQLEEEDSVEEEYMLELKQQWTDISRYSWLVDTGNTVTVQARFFHPERGQRNFILDRVRLQGQWGKIIPETDHTFLYEIQVNGTTEIKPWLRSFGSSCEIIAPQRLRQEMIKEWKEIAGYYEPVREDVQLPDDDPTE, from the coding sequence ATGGCAAGAGAGAGTTTTGACAAAGAAATTCAGTTCTTACGCATGTTATCCCTAACAAGCGGTGCGTATAACCGCAAACAGTACGCCGAACGGCTTGGCATATCCGTACATACCTTTGATAAAACCAATCGTCGGTTAAAAGAAATCATGCAGACCGTCGCTGATCAACGTTCAGGTGCCGAAGCAAGTCGGGAAATAGCTGACCTCGTTCGTTTCCAGTACGGAGAATCTGCAGAGCCCATGCTGCTCTTCCTCTTCCGCGCCAAGTCGATGAAAGAGACTGAAGTTCAGCGCCTTTCTGTCCTTTTGCATACCCTACAGGATACAGCCCTGACCGCAATGGAATTACTTGACGCCTGCTGTGCTGATCTGCCGGAAGATCTGGCGTTACCTGACGAGAAAACCATTCGCTCCGACCTGAAGTATTTGGAAGAGGTTGGGGTTATACGAAAAGAGCCTGGTGGCAGACCGTATCGATATGCCTTGCAACAGGATGTCCTTACCGAATTAACAGTGGAGGAACAGCTGGAGTTGTATGATTTTGTGGATATGATGGCGAACACCCAGGTTCCTTCTGTCCAAGGTTACTTGTTGCGGGATAGTCTGAAGAAAGCCATTACGGCAAGTTTTCCTCAAGAAGAAGCGACCGAACCCTATATCTATAAGTATCACTATTATTCTCGTATCCTGGACGAAGCTCATCTCTACACGCTGCTTAGTGCGATTCGTCAGCGCAAGCGTGTGCAGTTCCTATACTATTCACCGAAAAAACCATCCAGCTACAGTTCACAGAATACGAATCCACGCTTTGAACGGGAGGCAGGCGGACGATCCAACCGGATCGTGCCCCTTGAAGTGATTTATGACCATCAGTATGGTCGTTGGTATGTCATTGGATATCAGGGTCGCCGCGGCTTCGTGAAATTCCGCATGGAAGGCATAACCCAACTGGAGGAAGAGGATTCTGTAGAAGAGGAATACATGCTCGAGTTGAAGCAGCAGTGGACTGACATCAGTCGCTACAGTTGGCTGGTAGATACGGGGAATACCGTGACGGTTCAAGCTCGCTTTTTCCACCCGGAGCGTGGTCAGCGCAACTTCATTCTGGATCGGGTTCGTCTGCAAGGTCAATGGGGCAAGATCATACCCGAAACGGATCATACCTTTCTCTACGAAATCCAGGTCAACGGTACCACCGAGATCAAACCGTGGTTACGAAGTTTTGGCTCAAGCTGCGAAATCATCGCACCTCAGAGACTACGCCAGGAGATGATCAAGGAATGGAAGGAGATTGCGGGATATTATGAACCTGTTCGAGAAGATGTTCAATTACCAGATGATGACCCGACTGAATGA
- a CDS encoding aldo/keto reductase, producing MHGNPTRTILLPDGTALPAIGQGTWNMGEKQSSQEEEIRALRSGIELGMTVIDTAEMYAEGGAEVVTGKAISGHRDEVFLVSKVYPHHADRKQMITACERSLTRLGTDRLDLYLLHWRGGVPLEETVQALEQLKQSGKILRWGVSNLDTRDMQELWSLPEGSQCMVNQVLYHAASRGIEHDLLPWMRERSVPVMAYCPLAQGGRLRSELLEHPVIQEIAQDRGVTTSQIALAWVIRDGDVLAIPKAVQLNHVADNAAAVNIVLTQEELARLNEAFPAPKGKVPLDIV from the coding sequence ATGCATGGTAATCCAACACGCACGATTCTACTTCCGGATGGAACTGCCCTGCCTGCGATAGGGCAAGGCACATGGAACATGGGAGAGAAGCAATCCAGCCAAGAAGAAGAAATACGGGCACTGCGTTCCGGTATTGAACTGGGAATGACCGTGATTGATACGGCGGAGATGTATGCAGAAGGTGGGGCAGAAGTTGTTACGGGAAAGGCCATCTCGGGCCATCGTGACGAAGTTTTTCTCGTATCCAAAGTGTATCCCCATCATGCGGATCGCAAGCAGATGATTACGGCCTGTGAGCGCAGTCTTACGCGTCTTGGTACAGATCGTCTGGATTTGTATTTGCTCCACTGGCGCGGGGGAGTGCCACTCGAAGAAACGGTTCAGGCCTTGGAGCAGTTGAAGCAATCTGGTAAAATCCTTCGCTGGGGTGTATCGAATCTGGATACAAGGGATATGCAGGAGTTATGGAGTCTGCCGGAGGGGTCTCAGTGCATGGTGAATCAGGTGCTTTACCATGCAGCTTCGCGTGGTATCGAACATGATCTGCTTCCCTGGATGCGCGAACGTAGCGTTCCTGTTATGGCGTATTGTCCACTGGCACAGGGCGGCAGACTTCGAAGTGAATTGTTGGAGCATCCCGTCATTCAGGAGATTGCGCAGGATCGAGGAGTTACGACTTCGCAGATCGCATTAGCCTGGGTGATCAGGGACGGAGATGTGCTGGCGATTCCCAAAGCGGTACAGCTGAATCATGTGGCAGACAATGCAGCAGCAGTGAATATCGTTTTGACACAAGAGGAACTCGCCCGTTTGAATGAGGCATTCCCTGCACCTAAAGGCAAAGTACCTCTAGATATCGTGTAG
- a CDS encoding ABC transporter ATP-binding protein produces the protein MSNILELNQINKTYGSKKALSNITLDIAPGRIVGLLGSNGSGKSTLMKLVAGLLHPSSGTIQVTGKPVGLETKSLVSFMPDRPLTEKWMRVRDAISYYRDFYADFDEEKAREMLDFMNLVESDRVRHLSKGMNERLQLTLALSRKARLYLLDEPIGGVDPVARGKILDAIVKFYDEDSSLIISTHLVNDIERIFDEVVFIREGQLVMREEVETLRLKYGKSVDEMFKEVYAE, from the coding sequence ATGAGTAACATTCTTGAACTGAACCAGATTAACAAGACATATGGCAGTAAGAAAGCGCTCAGTAATATCACATTGGATATTGCTCCTGGCCGAATCGTAGGTTTGCTGGGTAGCAACGGCAGTGGCAAAAGTACGCTCATGAAACTGGTTGCAGGTTTGCTGCATCCGAGCAGTGGAACGATTCAAGTCACAGGTAAGCCTGTTGGGCTGGAGACGAAGTCACTGGTTTCATTTATGCCGGATCGTCCATTAACCGAGAAGTGGATGAGAGTGCGGGATGCGATTTCGTACTACCGCGATTTCTATGCTGATTTTGACGAGGAGAAGGCACGGGAGATGCTCGATTTCATGAACCTTGTCGAGAGTGATCGGGTGCGGCATCTATCCAAGGGTATGAATGAACGACTGCAACTAACACTGGCGCTATCCCGTAAGGCTCGTCTGTATCTACTGGATGAACCGATTGGCGGAGTAGATCCGGTTGCGCGTGGCAAGATTCTGGATGCGATCGTCAAATTCTATGATGAAGACAGCAGTCTGATCATTTCCACACATCTGGTGAATGATATCGAACGGATTTTTGATGAAGTGGTCTTCATTCGTGAAGGTCAGCTGGTGATGCGGGAAGAAGTGGAAACGCTCCGTCTGAAATATGGGAAAAGTGTGGATGAGATGTTCAAGGAGGTCTATGCGGAATGA
- a CDS encoding TROVE domain-containing protein: MSRAKQLFNQPQPTTRNHGGYGAYERLVEEQYIQMLMTNTLNNTFYTDTQQLMDDAMVSHQEMAEVDVGFMARALVYARNEGLMRLQPLYGLALLSKADVDQFAKVFSQVVQTPADLADFLTILRGLGRGQGGRAVKRQVSLFLNGISEYWAIKYNGHGRGYSLGDMIATAHPKPIDMKQQALFRYLRGHEVDLTELPQLQALEELKATPNPASRMHLIEKGKLPYSVVTSIMQPTRTVWEALMSQMPAFALLRHLNAMDRAGVFEKSKNIDYVTGRLTDAEALRKSRILPFRFASAYEMIAREELRDALRQAVELSIGNLPTLPGRTAIFLDRSGSMQGDYLRIGSVLALALYKQTRGNALFWLFDHMVEDARPKMDESILSQAHRIRAQGGTDTGRPVRELRDIGEKVDQIMMITDEQQNEGSPLYAELERYRRMMNPELKAFIVDIAPYRQAMVPPRDGKTFYIYGWSETVLTYIAETVAGYDTLANRVRAMEI; encoded by the coding sequence ATGAGCAGAGCGAAACAATTATTTAATCAACCTCAGCCAACGACACGTAATCATGGGGGCTACGGAGCCTATGAGCGATTGGTGGAGGAACAATATATACAGATGTTGATGACCAATACATTGAACAATACGTTCTATACCGATACCCAGCAACTGATGGACGACGCGATGGTCAGTCATCAGGAGATGGCTGAGGTGGATGTAGGGTTTATGGCGAGGGCTCTGGTCTATGCTCGTAATGAAGGTTTGATGCGGTTACAGCCTTTATATGGTCTGGCACTATTGTCCAAAGCGGATGTGGATCAGTTTGCCAAGGTGTTCTCCCAAGTGGTACAGACACCGGCTGATCTGGCTGATTTTCTGACTATTCTGAGAGGATTGGGGCGGGGGCAGGGCGGCCGAGCGGTGAAGCGTCAGGTGAGTCTCTTTTTGAACGGGATCAGCGAATACTGGGCGATCAAATACAACGGACACGGGCGAGGATACAGTCTGGGGGATATGATCGCTACAGCACACCCCAAGCCGATTGATATGAAGCAGCAAGCCTTGTTTCGTTATTTGCGCGGGCATGAGGTGGATCTTACGGAACTGCCGCAGTTGCAAGCGCTGGAAGAACTGAAAGCTACGCCCAACCCCGCAAGCCGGATGCATCTGATCGAGAAAGGTAAACTGCCGTATTCGGTGGTCACATCGATCATGCAGCCGACACGTACGGTATGGGAGGCGTTGATGTCCCAGATGCCAGCCTTTGCATTGTTGCGCCATCTGAATGCAATGGATCGAGCGGGAGTTTTTGAAAAATCGAAAAATATCGATTACGTAACAGGTCGTTTAACGGATGCAGAAGCCCTGCGTAAGTCGCGCATATTGCCATTCCGTTTCGCCAGTGCGTATGAAATGATTGCGAGGGAAGAGCTGCGGGATGCTTTGCGACAAGCGGTAGAGCTATCCATTGGCAACCTGCCAACGCTGCCGGGAAGAACGGCTATTTTCCTGGATCGTTCCGGTTCCATGCAAGGGGATTATTTACGGATTGGTTCGGTGCTGGCACTGGCGCTTTACAAACAAACAAGAGGTAACGCACTGTTCTGGTTATTCGACCATATGGTTGAGGATGCTCGTCCCAAGATGGATGAGAGCATCCTTTCCCAAGCTCACCGGATTCGCGCACAAGGTGGAACAGACACGGGGCGGCCTGTACGCGAGCTTCGGGATATCGGAGAGAAAGTGGATCAGATCATGATGATCACCGATGAACAGCAGAATGAAGGCAGCCCGTTATATGCCGAGCTTGAGCGATATCGCCGGATGATGAATCCGGAGTTGAAAGCATTTATTGTGGATATAGCACCTTATCGGCAGGCAATGGTACCGCCACGGGATGGCAAAACCTTTTACATCTACGGTTGGAGTGAAACGGTATTGACGTATATTGCCGAGACTGTGGCCGGATATGATACACTTGCGAACCGGGTGAGAGCGATGGAGATTTAA
- a CDS encoding 3' terminal RNA ribose 2'-O-methyltransferase Hen1, translating to MHLILKASGADAGIVSHLLAKNPLNIYDRVDKGVRVRMVYTTATENETEVLIHAEPDPVDLVRGTPDGYDITQYINDREFVTSSLFCSYIRGALGTALNGKPKEGYVQWVGHSFELELTFGPVASDLPDRVVEELFSPLGYAVSMERGELSYSFDLKNKSTVRHITLRGRNTVQHALRQLFLLIPVLDNYKHYFISEDEIDKIKRYGEGWLDAHPLKELIVKRTLRFAELIRQYERQEGALSASLGQERETGHTSDTVIQENNVGHQEDREQDQRESESVSNGVQSETPVRLNELRYRAITDVVSALPVKRSIVDMGAGEGKLSARLAFVPGVESILAVEPSGQSRLRAMERFAKLEGRSGVVAMPEPIIGSLFYFDEQMQNQDVMILCEVIEHIEEYRLNRIMDTIMNEYQPEVLLVTTPNKEYNEVYAMEQESFRHHDHRFEWTRAELAIRCEEWTQQGSYGYEIKGIGENAEGYGQPTQLVIFERRKESQS from the coding sequence ATGCATTTGATCTTGAAAGCAAGCGGCGCTGACGCGGGGATTGTATCCCATTTGTTAGCGAAGAACCCGCTGAATATATATGACCGCGTAGACAAAGGCGTACGTGTAAGAATGGTGTACACCACCGCTACAGAGAACGAAACGGAAGTGCTGATTCATGCCGAGCCTGATCCTGTGGATCTGGTCAGAGGCACACCTGATGGATATGACATTACGCAATATATCAATGATCGTGAGTTCGTGACCAGCAGCCTGTTCTGCTCCTACATACGTGGGGCGTTAGGAACGGCCCTGAATGGCAAGCCCAAGGAAGGCTATGTGCAATGGGTAGGTCACTCTTTCGAATTGGAACTGACCTTTGGACCGGTGGCATCCGACCTGCCGGATCGGGTTGTGGAGGAATTATTCTCGCCATTGGGATACGCAGTTTCGATGGAACGTGGAGAGCTGTCTTATTCCTTTGATCTGAAAAATAAAAGCACAGTTCGCCATATCACCTTGCGTGGTCGTAACACGGTACAACATGCATTGCGTCAGCTTTTTCTGCTGATTCCAGTGCTGGATAATTACAAACACTATTTCATCAGTGAAGATGAGATCGATAAAATCAAACGTTACGGTGAAGGGTGGCTGGATGCTCATCCACTGAAAGAGCTCATTGTGAAGCGTACGCTTCGTTTTGCCGAATTGATCCGGCAGTATGAGCGACAAGAGGGTGCCTTGTCTGCGTCTCTTGGACAGGAGAGAGAAACAGGTCACACCTCAGACACGGTTATTCAGGAGAATAACGTGGGACATCAGGAAGACAGAGAACAAGATCAACGTGAGTCCGAGTCCGTTAGCAATGGCGTACAATCAGAAACTCCTGTGCGGTTAAACGAGTTGCGTTATCGAGCGATTACGGATGTGGTGTCAGCGTTGCCAGTCAAACGAAGCATTGTGGATATGGGAGCGGGTGAGGGCAAGCTGTCCGCTCGTTTGGCGTTCGTTCCCGGTGTGGAATCGATTCTGGCCGTTGAACCTTCCGGTCAGTCGCGGCTCCGGGCCATGGAGCGCTTCGCGAAGCTGGAGGGTCGTTCTGGAGTGGTGGCTATGCCGGAGCCGATCATCGGTTCACTTTTTTATTTTGACGAGCAGATGCAAAACCAGGACGTCATGATCCTGTGCGAAGTGATTGAGCATATTGAGGAATACCGTCTGAACAGAATTATGGATACAATCATGAACGAATATCAGCCAGAAGTGCTGCTAGTTACTACGCCAAACAAGGAATATAACGAAGTGTACGCAATGGAGCAGGAAAGCTTCCGTCACCATGACCACCGTTTTGAGTGGACCCGTGCGGAGCTGGCTATCCGGTGTGAGGAATGGACGCAACAGGGGAGCTATGGCTACGAGATTAAGGGCATTGGTGAGAATGCAGAAGGCTATGGACAACCTACCCAACTGGTCATTTTTGAGCGGAGAAAGGAGAGTCAATCATGA